A region of Catenulispora sp. GP43 DNA encodes the following proteins:
- a CDS encoding methylated-DNA--[protein]-cysteine S-methyltransferase, with translation MARLHRRLEAEAQSAALVDVAYTIVDSPVGRLLLAATDRGLIRVAYAIEDHDLVLQRLADKVSPRILCAPGRLDEAAREVDEYFDRRRRTFDLPLDLSLSKGFRQLVQRHLPDIGYGRTRSYREVAELVGNPNAVRAVGTACATNPLPVVVPCHRVLRTDGTLGGYIGGLEAKKTLLELETAA, from the coding sequence CTGGCCCGGCTGCACCGCCGGCTGGAGGCCGAGGCCCAGTCCGCGGCCCTGGTGGACGTCGCCTACACCATCGTCGACTCCCCGGTCGGGCGGCTGCTGCTGGCGGCCACCGACAGGGGCCTGATCCGCGTCGCCTACGCGATCGAGGACCACGACCTGGTCTTGCAGAGGCTGGCCGACAAGGTCAGCCCGCGTATCCTGTGCGCCCCCGGCCGGCTCGACGAGGCCGCCCGGGAGGTCGACGAATACTTCGACCGCCGACGTCGGACGTTCGACCTGCCGCTGGATCTGTCTTTGTCCAAGGGATTCCGGCAGCTGGTGCAACGGCACCTGCCGGACATCGGCTACGGCCGGACGCGCAGCTATCGCGAGGTCGCCGAGCTGGTCGGCAACCCCAATGCGGTGCGGGCGGTCGGCACCGCCTGCGCCACCAATCCGCTGCCGGTGGTCGTCCCCTGCCACCGCGTGCTGCGCACCGACGGCACCCTGGGAGGCTACATCGGCGGGCTGGAAGCCAAGAAGACCCTGCTGGAGCTGGAGACCGCAGCATGA
- a CDS encoding nuclear transport factor 2 family protein: protein MTAETADIEALVRRAHHTVEGDVLDVQGFMDLFTEDGVFTGIGGSEGQTSYRGEQLRFVVAWMGRIIQPTGARVDIPAADFWYARDGKIETFNCHIGMMRMVAQMGVEPDHASAVAASATGV from the coding sequence ATGACTGCCGAGACCGCCGACATCGAAGCGCTCGTGCGCCGCGCTCACCACACGGTGGAGGGCGACGTCCTGGACGTCCAGGGCTTCATGGATCTGTTCACCGAGGATGGCGTCTTCACCGGCATCGGCGGCTCTGAAGGCCAGACGAGCTACCGGGGCGAGCAACTGCGTTTCGTGGTCGCGTGGATGGGCCGGATCATCCAGCCGACCGGGGCCAGGGTCGACATCCCGGCCGCCGACTTCTGGTACGCAAGGGACGGCAAGATCGAGACCTTCAACTGCCACATCGGCATGATGCGCATGGTCGCGCAGATGGGTGTCGAGCCCGACCACGCCTCGGCGGTCGCGGCCTCCGCGACCGGGGTATGA
- a CDS encoding alpha-ketoglutarate-dependent dioxygenase AlkB: protein MTALFDLPAEPRDPISPAPGAHLVPGWLTGSQQAWIVGQFRKWAAGPVPIRAASVGGHRMSVRTVCLGWHWQPYRYSRTADDVNGAAVLPLPDWMIRLGRRALHDTGHPNDLVARYTPDAALVNFYDTDARLGMHQDKDEASLAPVVSLSIGDTCTFRFGNTTTRTKPYTDLDLRSGDLFVFGGESRLAYHGVPKIHAGTAPDDCGLTEGRINITMRTTGLTDPPPRTFA, encoded by the coding sequence ATGACAGCCCTCTTCGACCTGCCGGCCGAGCCACGCGACCCGATCAGCCCCGCTCCCGGCGCGCACCTGGTACCCGGCTGGCTGACCGGATCTCAGCAGGCGTGGATCGTCGGGCAGTTCCGCAAATGGGCCGCCGGGCCTGTTCCGATCCGCGCGGCTTCGGTCGGCGGACATCGGATGAGCGTGCGCACAGTATGCCTGGGCTGGCACTGGCAGCCCTACCGGTACAGCCGAACCGCCGACGACGTCAACGGCGCAGCCGTGCTCCCGCTCCCGGACTGGATGATCCGCCTGGGCCGCCGCGCCCTACACGACACCGGCCACCCCAACGACCTCGTAGCGCGCTACACCCCGGACGCGGCGCTGGTGAACTTCTACGACACCGACGCCCGCCTCGGCATGCACCAGGATAAGGACGAAGCCAGCCTCGCACCGGTGGTGTCGCTGTCCATCGGCGACACCTGCACGTTCCGCTTCGGCAACACCACCACCCGCACCAAGCCGTACACCGACCTGGACCTGCGCTCCGGCGACCTGTTCGTCTTCGGCGGCGAATCCCGCCTCGCCTATCACGGCGTCCCCAAGATCCACGCCGGCACCGCCCCCGACGACTGCGGCCTGACCGAAGGCCGCATCAACATCACCATGCGCACAACCGGACTGACCGACCCACCGCCCCGCACCTTCGCCTAG
- a CDS encoding Ada metal-binding domain-containing protein, which produces MPVVITTGPYTLFGPAGSPLRSLDKASWGGHRRSKIYGRLDCPSALRAIAAGGYVAWRVFFADEATAVAAGYRPCAVCCPERYQAWKTAREEDIAWTP; this is translated from the coding sequence ATCCCCGTCGTGATCACCACCGGTCCGTACACGCTCTTCGGCCCCGCTGGCAGCCCCCTTCGCTCGCTCGACAAGGCCAGCTGGGGCGGCCACCGCCGCTCCAAGATCTACGGACGGCTGGACTGCCCGTCAGCACTGCGGGCCATCGCCGCCGGCGGCTACGTCGCGTGGCGGGTGTTCTTCGCCGACGAGGCCACGGCGGTCGCCGCCGGGTATCGGCCGTGCGCCGTGTGCTGCCCGGAGCGGTATCAGGCGTGGAAGACTGCCCGAGAGGAAGACATCGCATGGACACCGTGA
- a CDS encoding LuxR C-terminal-related transcriptional regulator, giving the protein MASIAGEPVHTPRRKQAGVPGPLRLIARDTLQTALDQAASRKVTVVAAPAGSGKTSLLRAWAGRQDERRGLAVVQVQRDQQDAQLFWLAMLKAVRALSGEPVGAEPPKASPDFDGAAMVDRVLAELAGRRARVTVLIDDVHELGSAEAFTHLTRLLTNLPDGVHAILATRRDLPLRLHHLRLEGQLAELRAADLRFSEEETRVLLTAAGITLSDSAVTRLHERTEGWAAGLRLAVLSLTGHPDPERFVAEFTGSGRAVAEYLIAEMLEHQPEDVQNLLLRTSILQRVNGELADLLTGRPGSTRILLGLEDANAFVVSLDAQRTWFRYHHMFTDLLRLELRRSLPGEVQALHRTAAAWFTVHGAHVEAVRHLQAAGDWSEAAELLVDYSFGMMLDGQEETMQTLLEAFPGRTGVNFPELSAVRTMIDMVHGRLEEAAAHLAVTAAYAASAPEDRRPRLEAAVAALNLSMGRRRASLPEVMRHAVFLDQPPAGQTDEEIALGAELRVVALMNLGAMEAFALGVSDGPRHLREGAALARKIGRPYLEVACLSQLGFATKLPDFTAARIRSEEAIALAEEHGWGTAHILAPALISLACTMVWMGEFDDAEGVVHRVDLALRGDEGPGISTLAHLVKGMLHAGRFRLAEAADAFGRAAEFQSRLPEPHALGGYVIAWLLATRARLGAVQDARDALEALDSPLIDSGELRTARAVVCLAEGDPDAALAAVGPVNDRGAPVVHVATVVEANVLAALAHDELGAHKEAHEALECALALAEPQGLVLPFVMAGAGAVLEALPPHRTAHAALRADILDVAHGTSLTTPAPAPTAAPPELSPAEIRVLRYLPTNLSRPEIADELSISVNTVNTHVRNIYAKLQATDRTSAVRRARQLRLLATGNPR; this is encoded by the coding sequence ATGGCGTCCATAGCAGGTGAGCCGGTGCACACACCCCGCCGAAAGCAGGCTGGGGTTCCGGGTCCGTTGCGGCTTATCGCCCGCGATACGCTTCAGACCGCTTTGGACCAGGCCGCCTCCCGAAAGGTGACCGTCGTCGCCGCACCCGCCGGGAGCGGGAAGACCTCGTTGTTGCGGGCCTGGGCCGGACGGCAGGACGAGCGGCGCGGTCTGGCGGTCGTCCAGGTCCAGCGCGACCAGCAGGACGCCCAGCTGTTCTGGCTCGCCATGCTGAAGGCGGTGCGCGCCCTGTCCGGCGAGCCCGTCGGGGCCGAGCCGCCGAAGGCGTCGCCGGATTTCGACGGCGCGGCCATGGTGGACCGCGTGCTGGCCGAACTCGCCGGGAGACGCGCACGGGTCACGGTGCTGATAGACGACGTCCACGAACTGGGTTCGGCAGAAGCGTTCACCCATCTGACCCGGCTGCTCACGAACCTCCCGGACGGCGTCCACGCGATTCTCGCGACCCGCCGGGACCTTCCGTTGCGGCTCCATCACCTGCGCCTGGAAGGGCAGCTGGCCGAGCTGCGGGCAGCAGACCTCCGCTTCTCCGAGGAAGAGACCCGCGTCCTGCTCACCGCCGCTGGCATCACTCTGTCGGATTCGGCCGTGACCCGGCTGCACGAGCGCACCGAGGGCTGGGCCGCCGGGCTGCGGCTCGCCGTGCTCTCCTTGACCGGACACCCCGACCCGGAACGGTTCGTCGCCGAGTTCACCGGCAGCGGCCGCGCCGTCGCGGAATACCTCATCGCCGAGATGCTCGAGCACCAGCCCGAGGATGTGCAGAACCTGCTCCTGCGCACGTCGATCCTGCAACGTGTCAACGGAGAGCTGGCCGACCTGCTCACCGGCCGCCCCGGATCGACGCGCATCCTGCTCGGCCTTGAAGACGCCAACGCTTTCGTGGTTTCCCTGGACGCGCAGCGGACCTGGTTCCGCTACCACCACATGTTCACCGACCTGCTACGCCTTGAACTGCGCCGGAGCCTGCCCGGCGAGGTCCAGGCCCTGCATCGCACCGCCGCCGCGTGGTTCACCGTGCACGGAGCCCACGTCGAGGCCGTCCGGCACCTGCAGGCCGCCGGCGACTGGTCCGAGGCCGCGGAGCTGCTGGTCGACTACTCGTTCGGCATGATGCTCGACGGCCAGGAGGAGACCATGCAGACGCTGCTGGAGGCCTTCCCGGGGCGGACCGGCGTCAACTTCCCGGAGCTCAGCGCCGTGCGCACCATGATCGACATGGTCCACGGGCGACTGGAGGAGGCCGCTGCCCACCTGGCGGTCACCGCGGCCTATGCGGCTTCGGCGCCCGAGGACCGAAGGCCCCGGCTGGAAGCCGCCGTCGCCGCGCTGAATCTCTCCATGGGAAGACGGCGTGCGAGCCTTCCGGAGGTCATGCGGCACGCCGTCTTCCTCGACCAGCCGCCGGCCGGCCAGACCGACGAGGAGATAGCGCTCGGTGCCGAGCTGCGCGTGGTGGCGCTGATGAACCTCGGCGCGATGGAGGCCTTCGCGCTGGGGGTCTCCGACGGCCCTCGCCATTTGCGGGAGGGCGCCGCCTTGGCCCGGAAGATCGGCCGGCCCTACCTGGAGGTGGCATGCCTGTCCCAACTCGGGTTCGCCACGAAGCTCCCCGACTTCACCGCCGCACGAATTCGCAGCGAAGAGGCGATCGCCCTGGCCGAGGAGCACGGCTGGGGCACGGCGCACATTCTGGCCCCGGCCCTGATCTCCCTGGCCTGCACGATGGTGTGGATGGGCGAGTTCGACGATGCCGAGGGCGTGGTGCACCGCGTGGACCTGGCGCTGCGGGGCGATGAGGGACCCGGTATCAGCACGCTGGCCCACTTGGTCAAGGGCATGCTGCACGCCGGGCGCTTCCGGCTGGCAGAGGCCGCCGACGCATTCGGCCGGGCCGCCGAGTTCCAGTCGCGGCTCCCCGAGCCGCACGCCCTGGGCGGCTATGTGATCGCCTGGCTGCTGGCCACCCGCGCACGCCTCGGTGCCGTCCAGGACGCCCGCGACGCCCTGGAAGCGCTCGACAGCCCGCTGATCGACTCCGGTGAGCTTCGCACGGCCCGGGCCGTCGTCTGCCTGGCCGAGGGCGACCCGGATGCGGCGCTGGCCGCAGTCGGCCCGGTGAACGACCGCGGTGCCCCGGTGGTTCACGTCGCCACCGTCGTCGAAGCCAACGTCCTGGCGGCCCTGGCACACGACGAACTCGGCGCGCACAAGGAGGCGCACGAAGCCTTGGAGTGCGCGCTGGCCCTGGCCGAGCCGCAGGGGCTGGTCCTGCCCTTCGTCATGGCCGGTGCCGGCGCGGTGCTGGAGGCCCTGCCACCGCACCGAACCGCCCACGCGGCGCTCCGAGCGGACATCCTCGACGTCGCGCACGGGACGTCGTTGACCACCCCGGCCCCGGCACCGACGGCGGCGCCCCCCGAACTCAGCCCGGCGGAAATCCGAGTCCTGCGATACCTGCCGACCAACCTGTCCCGCCCCGAAATCGCCGACGAGCTGTCCATCTCGGTCAACACGGTCAACACACACGTCCGCAACATTTACGCCAAGCTTCAGGCCACTGACCGGACCTCGGCCGTGCGCCGTGCCAGGCAGTTGCGCCTGCTGGCCACCGGCAACCCCCGTTAG
- a CDS encoding RNA polymerase sigma factor: protein MKEPFEKAVEQHGATVLRVCRALLGTHDADDAWSETFLAAMRAWPELPDTANVEAWLVTIARHKAIDVLRAAGRQPLPVEDLPETVSSLGVPGHADGELWEAVGRLPDKQRQAVTFRYLAGMPHDEIAAIIGGTVAAARRAVADGLKNLRKQFPGATTRGASK from the coding sequence ATGAAGGAACCGTTCGAGAAGGCAGTCGAGCAGCACGGCGCCACTGTGCTGCGGGTGTGTCGGGCACTGCTGGGTACGCACGACGCCGACGACGCCTGGTCGGAGACGTTCCTGGCGGCGATGCGGGCCTGGCCGGAGCTGCCGGACACCGCGAACGTCGAGGCGTGGCTGGTGACGATCGCGCGGCACAAGGCGATCGACGTGCTGCGCGCCGCCGGTCGTCAGCCGCTGCCGGTCGAGGACTTGCCGGAGACAGTCAGTTCGCTGGGCGTGCCCGGGCACGCCGACGGGGAGTTGTGGGAGGCGGTGGGGCGCCTTCCGGACAAGCAGCGGCAGGCGGTGACGTTCCGCTACCTGGCGGGGATGCCGCACGACGAGATCGCGGCGATCATCGGCGGGACCGTCGCGGCGGCCCGCCGCGCCGTGGCGGACGGGTTGAAGAACCTGCGAAAACAGTTTCCGGGCGCGACCACGAGAGGAGCATCGAAATGA
- a CDS encoding amidohydrolase family protein, translating into MTFTVDIHHHMLPDFFWQATNEADDPVGGIAPPPWSLTGALDFLDEAGIDVAVTSISTPGVHTGDDAAAGTLARRCNELAATQIREHPERFAAFAALPLPDVDGALAELEYALDELHLDGVVLFSNARGTYLGDRRFDPLFDELQRRAAVVFIHPNASPDPAAHALGLPDSLIDFTADTTRAVAHMHYSNTFARTPDVKYVISHAGGTVPYLAGRFGIVDAMDVIPGGADRTSAADTFRRLYWDTALSWTDPVLRHLRSVVGIDHVVFGTDYPYLRHDMAVDCRRQIEHSEELTDTERSAVLSGTALKLIPRLADLRSAASSRT; encoded by the coding sequence GTGACGTTCACGGTAGACATCCACCACCACATGCTGCCGGACTTCTTCTGGCAGGCCACCAACGAAGCCGACGATCCGGTCGGCGGCATCGCGCCGCCGCCGTGGTCGCTGACCGGTGCCCTGGACTTCCTCGACGAGGCGGGCATCGACGTGGCGGTCACCTCGATCAGCACTCCGGGCGTGCACACTGGCGACGACGCCGCGGCCGGCACCCTTGCGCGGCGGTGCAACGAACTGGCCGCGACCCAGATCCGAGAGCACCCCGAGCGGTTCGCCGCCTTCGCCGCTCTGCCGCTGCCCGACGTCGACGGCGCTCTGGCCGAACTCGAATACGCGCTCGACGAACTACACCTGGACGGTGTCGTTCTGTTCAGCAACGCGCGCGGCACGTATCTCGGCGACCGACGATTCGACCCGCTGTTCGACGAGCTGCAACGCCGCGCGGCTGTGGTCTTCATCCACCCGAACGCCTCGCCCGATCCCGCCGCGCACGCCCTCGGCCTGCCCGACTCACTGATCGACTTCACCGCGGACACCACCCGGGCTGTCGCCCACATGCACTACAGCAACACATTCGCCCGCACTCCGGACGTCAAGTACGTGATCTCCCACGCCGGCGGCACGGTACCGTATCTGGCAGGGCGGTTCGGCATCGTCGACGCGATGGACGTGATTCCGGGCGGCGCCGACCGCACCAGCGCGGCCGATACATTCCGGCGGCTGTATTGGGACACCGCGCTGTCCTGGACCGACCCGGTGCTGCGCCATCTGCGCTCGGTCGTGGGTATCGACCACGTCGTCTTCGGAACCGACTACCCGTACCTGCGCCACGACATGGCCGTGGACTGCCGCCGGCAGATCGAGCACAGCGAGGAACTCACCGACACCGAGCGCAGTGCGGTTCTCAGCGGCACCGCGCTGAAGCTCATCCCGCGCCTGGCCGACCTACGGTCCGCCGCCTCCAGCAGGACCTGA
- a CDS encoding PQQ-binding-like beta-propeller repeat protein: MAIRTSRPAGKGTARGRTLIALAAGLLALPAAGAAAGTGGAPGDWTSAGQNIFDTHSQPFEHVISPANVSTLAPRWTLTTAGAVSATPTVADGVVYVPDFGGKLWAIAAGSGTVLWSHDISGYTGVAGDVSRTSPAVYGDELILGDGWLLQPGTAGAREIAVNRFTGNLIWSSPVDSDPDAGITGSPVVYNGVIYQGVSSKGEATTTSTFRGAIAAIDAKTGRTRWKVYTVPSNNGDSDSNLPGGYTGNAVWDSSPVIDPVRGLLYTGTGNNYNVPAGVCAAPGQTDCTPAAADDYLDSILALRLGDGSVAWADHTLSADLWTIPQPSGPDYDFGSGPNLFTTTNPQTGQPEQLLGIGQKSGVYWAVDPATGKVAWQTPVGPGTGIEWGTASDGKRVYVPFADVAHTPYTLGGSGPYAGQTATAGSWTALDPATGKILWQTPDPTGAADVSFTNTANGVVYAGSLDATGTDMYALDAASGRILWSFASSGSVSGGAAISNGSVYWGSGYCGVFCLGSSTPVLNNNKLYAFSPQRQQDQ, translated from the coding sequence ATGGCGATCCGAACATCCCGTCCGGCAGGAAAAGGCACGGCCCGTGGCAGAACCCTGATCGCGTTGGCGGCCGGCCTGCTCGCGCTCCCCGCCGCGGGGGCCGCGGCCGGTACCGGCGGGGCGCCGGGCGACTGGACGTCGGCCGGGCAGAACATCTTCGACACCCACAGCCAGCCGTTCGAGCACGTGATCTCTCCGGCTAACGTAAGTACCCTGGCTCCGCGCTGGACGCTGACCACGGCCGGTGCCGTGTCGGCGACCCCCACGGTCGCGGACGGTGTCGTCTACGTCCCGGACTTCGGCGGCAAACTCTGGGCAATCGCCGCGGGCAGCGGGACCGTCCTGTGGTCGCATGACATCTCCGGCTACACCGGTGTCGCCGGCGACGTGTCCCGCACCAGCCCGGCCGTGTACGGCGACGAGCTCATCCTCGGTGACGGCTGGCTCCTGCAGCCGGGCACGGCCGGGGCCAGGGAAATAGCGGTGAACCGCTTCACCGGCAATCTGATCTGGTCCTCTCCAGTGGACTCCGATCCCGACGCCGGGATCACCGGATCACCGGTGGTCTACAACGGTGTCATCTATCAGGGCGTCTCCTCGAAGGGCGAGGCGACGACCACCAGCACCTTCCGCGGAGCGATCGCGGCGATCGACGCGAAGACCGGCCGGACGCGCTGGAAGGTGTACACCGTGCCGTCGAACAACGGCGACAGCGACTCCAATCTGCCCGGCGGCTACACCGGCAACGCCGTGTGGGACTCCAGCCCGGTGATCGATCCGGTCCGCGGGCTGCTGTACACCGGCACCGGCAACAACTACAACGTGCCCGCGGGTGTCTGCGCGGCACCGGGCCAAACCGATTGCACCCCGGCGGCCGCGGACGACTACCTCGACTCGATCCTCGCGCTCCGTCTCGGTGACGGCTCCGTGGCCTGGGCCGACCACACGTTGTCGGCCGACCTGTGGACCATCCCCCAGCCCAGCGGTCCGGATTACGACTTCGGCTCTGGCCCGAACCTGTTCACCACGACGAACCCGCAGACCGGCCAGCCCGAGCAACTGCTGGGCATCGGCCAGAAGAGCGGCGTCTACTGGGCCGTCGACCCGGCCACCGGCAAGGTCGCCTGGCAGACCCCCGTCGGTCCCGGCACCGGGATCGAATGGGGCACGGCCAGCGACGGCAAGCGTGTCTACGTCCCCTTCGCCGACGTGGCTCACACCCCTTACACCCTCGGCGGATCCGGGCCCTACGCGGGCCAGACGGCCACCGCCGGATCGTGGACGGCGCTGGACCCGGCCACCGGGAAGATCCTCTGGCAGACCCCTGACCCCACCGGCGCGGCCGACGTCTCCTTCACGAACACCGCCAACGGCGTCGTCTACGCCGGATCGCTCGACGCCACGGGCACCGACATGTACGCCCTCGACGCCGCGTCCGGTCGGATCCTGTGGAGCTTCGCCAGCAGCGGATCGGTCAGCGGCGGAGCGGCGATCTCGAACGGGTCCGTCTACTGGGGCTCGGGCTACTGCGGCGTCTTCTGCCTTGGCTCCAGCACCCCGGTGCTCAACAACAACAAGCTCTACGCCTTCAGCCCTCAGCGCCAGCAAGACCAATAG
- a CDS encoding ester cyclase translates to MSVEENKNIVGRWFTEFWGNPWNPKVIDELAHPDIRFEYSLHQPMRGRDQVRDFATKFRTAFPDLNFWGTADLIGEGDYIVGQWEGGGTHTGAIVFDDLPIGSVPTASGKTLRFTGTTVLKVQNGLIVEELGLDDGVKVLQQLGIIATA, encoded by the coding sequence ATGTCGGTCGAGGAGAACAAGAACATCGTCGGGCGCTGGTTCACCGAGTTCTGGGGCAACCCCTGGAACCCGAAGGTCATCGACGAGCTCGCGCACCCCGACATCCGCTTTGAATATTCCCTGCACCAGCCGATGCGCGGGCGCGACCAGGTCCGCGATTTCGCAACCAAGTTCCGCACCGCCTTCCCGGACCTGAACTTCTGGGGCACCGCCGACCTCATCGGCGAAGGCGACTACATCGTCGGCCAGTGGGAAGGCGGCGGCACCCACACCGGCGCCATCGTCTTCGACGACCTCCCCATCGGCTCGGTGCCCACCGCCTCCGGCAAGACCTTGCGCTTCACCGGCACCACCGTCCTGAAGGTCCAGAACGGCCTCATCGTCGAGGAGCTCGGCCTCGACGACGGCGTCAAGGTCCTCCAGCAGCTGGGCATCATCGCCACCGCCTGA
- a CDS encoding GNAT family N-acetyltransferase, with the protein MSADVPAIEVVNNSHEHRYEILRDGALAGFTEYRVRGNRVVFIHTEIDDAFAGQGLAGILARQALDAVAATGATIVPVCPFIASWLRKHPEFEGKVSWDDADRWIAGDHFLSDPVGSDGV; encoded by the coding sequence AGTGAACAACAGCCACGAGCACCGCTACGAGATCCTCCGCGATGGAGCACTCGCGGGCTTCACCGAGTACCGGGTGCGCGGAAACCGCGTCGTGTTCATCCACACTGAGATCGACGACGCCTTCGCCGGCCAGGGCCTGGCCGGCATCCTGGCCCGCCAGGCCCTCGACGCCGTCGCCGCCACCGGCGCCACGATCGTTCCCGTCTGTCCGTTCATCGCGTCGTGGCTGCGTAAGCATCCTGAGTTCGAAGGCAAAGTCAGCTGGGACGACGCCGATCGCTGGATCGCCGGCGACCATTTCTTGAGCGACCCGGTGGGCTCCGACGGCGTTTGA
- a CDS encoding LuxR C-terminal-related transcriptional regulator, with the protein MWFLAAPAQERQSDEDIALDSDLRAVALMNLGTAEAWSLGLPDAVRHLKEGAALAREIGRPYLEVGCLAQLSFAHIFHGADLPDSDSFATTQQRCREAIELAERYGWGSEPVIAPALMTLAGSMVLLGEFDEGERWLLRTEQALQTDTGPDIRLLLHQTAGMLHAGRGRLPAALEEFGTAGHLASQLAGSQALASQMTGWRLATQARLGSPREARAALAALDDERAGSGEIRNARAVICLVEGDPAGALDAVHDVLSGKAPVLGYVTLVEAHLLAGLAHRAIGDRQAANHAAERALALAESDRLVLPFAMTGSQQLLEELPGHQTAHGALLADILDILRGSSPAAKEQSAQPPAEEISPGELRVLRYLPTNLSRPEIAGELSVSLNTVDTHLRSIYSKLQVRDRSSAVRRARELRLLAARRSR; encoded by the coding sequence ATGTGGTTCCTTGCGGCCCCTGCACAAGAGAGGCAGTCCGACGAGGACATCGCCCTTGACAGCGACCTGCGCGCGGTGGCGCTGATGAACCTGGGGACCGCCGAGGCATGGTCCCTGGGGCTGCCGGACGCCGTACGCCACTTGAAGGAAGGCGCCGCGCTGGCCCGGGAGATCGGCCGGCCGTACCTGGAAGTCGGCTGCCTGGCGCAGCTCAGCTTCGCGCACATCTTCCACGGCGCCGACCTGCCGGACAGCGACTCGTTCGCCACCACCCAGCAGCGCTGCCGCGAGGCGATCGAGCTCGCCGAACGGTACGGCTGGGGATCAGAACCGGTGATCGCGCCCGCCTTGATGACGCTCGCCGGCTCGATGGTGCTGCTGGGCGAGTTCGACGAAGGCGAGCGGTGGTTGCTGCGCACCGAGCAGGCTCTGCAAACAGATACGGGGCCGGACATCAGGCTGCTGCTGCACCAGACGGCCGGGATGCTGCACGCCGGGCGCGGCCGCCTGCCCGCGGCGCTCGAGGAGTTCGGCACGGCCGGGCACCTGGCATCGCAGCTGGCGGGATCGCAAGCCCTGGCGAGCCAGATGACCGGCTGGCGGCTCGCCACGCAAGCCCGCCTCGGATCGCCGCGCGAAGCCCGCGCCGCCCTGGCAGCGCTCGATGACGAGCGGGCCGGCTCCGGTGAGATCCGTAACGCCCGCGCCGTGATCTGCCTCGTGGAAGGCGATCCGGCCGGAGCCCTGGACGCGGTGCATGATGTTCTCAGTGGTAAGGCACCGGTCCTCGGTTACGTCACGCTCGTTGAAGCACACCTGCTCGCCGGGCTCGCCCATCGTGCGATCGGCGACCGGCAAGCAGCGAACCACGCGGCGGAACGGGCGCTGGCCCTGGCGGAGTCCGACAGGCTCGTCCTGCCGTTCGCGATGACGGGCTCCCAGCAGTTGCTGGAGGAGCTCCCCGGGCACCAGACAGCACATGGGGCGCTCCTCGCCGACATCCTAGACATCCTGCGCGGCTCATCACCGGCGGCCAAAGAGCAGTCCGCACAACCGCCGGCGGAGGAAATCAGCCCAGGTGAGCTCAGGGTGCTGCGATATCTGCCGACGAACCTGTCCCGGCCCGAGATCGCCGGCGAACTGTCCGTCTCGCTGAACACCGTCGACACGCATCTGCGCAGCATCTACTCCAAGCTCCAGGTCCGTGACCGATCCTCGGCCGTGCGGCGCGCCCGGGAACTGCGACTGCTGGCCGCTCGCCGCTCGCGCTGA
- a CDS encoding nuclear transport factor 2 family protein, producing the protein MAPSTSATDTTETEDRLAILDLIGRLAPLLDARDWNALEQLFTDTVHNDRTSLTGGEPVSVSAAEFVDGWRQTLQNLNAVHHLITSQVIRLDGDEATCGANMQGTHVFANASGGPVWTVGGRHDYQLKRTPDGWRIAGLTFTVQWATGNESVIAHAMAAGRS; encoded by the coding sequence ATGGCCCCGAGCACGTCAGCCACCGACACCACCGAGACCGAAGACCGCCTCGCGATCCTCGACCTGATCGGCCGCCTCGCGCCGCTGCTCGACGCGCGCGACTGGAACGCGCTCGAGCAGCTGTTCACCGACACGGTCCACAACGACCGGACCTCTCTCACCGGTGGTGAGCCCGTGAGTGTCAGCGCCGCCGAGTTCGTCGACGGATGGCGCCAGACTCTTCAGAACCTCAATGCGGTCCATCACCTGATCACCTCGCAGGTGATCAGGCTCGACGGCGACGAGGCGACGTGCGGGGCCAACATGCAGGGCACGCACGTGTTCGCCAACGCTTCGGGCGGCCCTGTCTGGACCGTCGGCGGCCGTCATGACTACCAGCTCAAGCGAACGCCCGACGGCTGGCGGATCGCCGGGCTGACGTTCACCGTCCAATGGGCGACCGGCAACGAGAGCGTCATCGCCCACGCGATGGCCGCCGGACGATCCTGA